A genomic window from Salvelinus sp. IW2-2015 unplaced genomic scaffold, ASM291031v2 Un_scaffold6467, whole genome shotgun sequence includes:
- the LOC112078901 gene encoding uncharacterized protein DKFZp434B061-like isoform X1: METVLVNNQLPGRRSPSSRVMRKSPTREGLWSSPAAAKPPHTAEEQPXVSPTPKGPLADKELEQPPPRMDHPGSPTPTAQRAPPTYPKGPSSPKELEKPLHHRRPPSPRSPSPTMQRXPSPTPAKEPASAYPPKPPRLSPTPISTPSISPLTKRRKGEPGRTSPALKMTIPTILVEDELMEMEEEEAGEKTEREKTRRAGKKDGRASRTQKKGKVSGKSWESQPMSPETVGDDSDDSYMSADEGPAEKPAFERPLGTPSPPLALRSCSNVSSLQPPPNSDLEEE; encoded by the exons ATGGAGACAGTACTGGTTAATAACCAGTTACCAGGACGACGATCACCCTCATCAAGAGTCATGCGGAAAAGCCCAACCAG GGAAGGCCTTTGGAGCTCTCCCGCAGCGGCGAAGCCTCCACACACGGCCGAGGAACAACCASCTGTATCTCCAACACCCAAAGGGCCTTTGGCTGATAAAGAGCTGGAGCAGCCTCCACCCAGGATGGACCACCCCGGGTCTCCAACCCCTACCGCACAAAGAGCACCGCCTACCTACCCCAAAGGGCCTTCCTCTCCMAAAGAGCTTGAGAAACCTCTACACCACCGCAGGCCTCCAAGCCCCAGGTCTCCAAGCCCCACCATGCAGAGAYGACCATCACCGACCCCTGCCAAAGAGCCAGCCTCTGCCTATCCCCCCAAGCCCCCACGGCTGTCCCCCACCCCCATCTCCACCCCTTCCATCAGCCCTCTAACGAAGAGACGGAAGGGAGAGCCAGGTAGGACGTCTCCCGCGCTGAAGATGACCATTCCTACCATCCTGGTGGAGGACGAGCTCATGgaaatggaagaggaggaggcaggagagaagacagagagagaaaagacgagaAGAGCAGGGAAGAAGGATGGCAGGGCTTCCAGGACTCAGAAGAAGGGAAAAGTCTCGGGAAAGTCTTGGGAAAGTCAGCCTATGTCTCCTGAGACAG TAGGAGACGATTCAGATGACTCTTACATGTCGGCAGATGAGGGGCCAGCTGAGAAACCAGCTTTTGAGAGGCCCCTGGGGACACCATCGCCACCGCTGGCTCTGAGGTCCTGCTCAAATGTGTCATCACTGCAGCCCCCTCCCAACAG TGACTTGGAAGAAGAGTAA
- the LOC112078901 gene encoding serine/arginine repetitive matrix protein 1-like isoform X2 — METVLVNNQLPGRRSPSSRVMRKSPTREGLWSSPAAAKPPHTAEEQPXVSPTPKGPLADKELEQPPPRMDHPGSPTPTAQRAPPTYPKGPSSPKELEKPLHHRRPPSPRSPSPTMQRXPSPTPAKEPASAYPPKPPRLSPTPISTPSISPLTKRRKGEPGRTSPALKMTIPTILVEDELMEMEEEEAGEKTEREKTRRAGKKDGRASRTQKKGKVSGKSWESQPMSPETGDDSDDSYMSADEGPAEKPAFERPLGTPSPPLALRSCSNVSSLQPPPNSDLEEE; from the exons ATGGAGACAGTACTGGTTAATAACCAGTTACCAGGACGACGATCACCCTCATCAAGAGTCATGCGGAAAAGCCCAACCAG GGAAGGCCTTTGGAGCTCTCCCGCAGCGGCGAAGCCTCCACACACGGCCGAGGAACAACCASCTGTATCTCCAACACCCAAAGGGCCTTTGGCTGATAAAGAGCTGGAGCAGCCTCCACCCAGGATGGACCACCCCGGGTCTCCAACCCCTACCGCACAAAGAGCACCGCCTACCTACCCCAAAGGGCCTTCCTCTCCMAAAGAGCTTGAGAAACCTCTACACCACCGCAGGCCTCCAAGCCCCAGGTCTCCAAGCCCCACCATGCAGAGAYGACCATCACCGACCCCTGCCAAAGAGCCAGCCTCTGCCTATCCCCCCAAGCCCCCACGGCTGTCCCCCACCCCCATCTCCACCCCTTCCATCAGCCCTCTAACGAAGAGACGGAAGGGAGAGCCAGGTAGGACGTCTCCCGCGCTGAAGATGACCATTCCTACCATCCTGGTGGAGGACGAGCTCATGgaaatggaagaggaggaggcaggagagaagacagagagagaaaagacgagaAGAGCAGGGAAGAAGGATGGCAGGGCTTCCAGGACTCAGAAGAAGGGAAAAGTCTCGGGAAAGTCTTGGGAAAGTCAGCCTATGTCTCCTGAGACAG GAGACGATTCAGATGACTCTTACATGTCGGCAGATGAGGGGCCAGCTGAGAAACCAGCTTTTGAGAGGCCCCTGGGGACACCATCGCCACCGCTGGCTCTGAGGTCCTGCTCAAATGTGTCATCACTGCAGCCCCCTCCCAACAG TGACTTGGAAGAAGAGTAA